From one Burkholderia latens genomic stretch:
- a CDS encoding LysR family transcriptional regulator: protein MELKLLRTFLTVTELSHFSRAADALHMSQPALSKQIGALEASLGGKLFERGRHGAELTPFGERFLPDAQALVRDADEILARAREATSGQRGHLRLGICLSVLTLVPKLIAEFRRRNPGVAVTLSDLSSAEQTRRLRAGKLDAGFLRLPSEEGLSSFKVIDEGLALAVPPHLGFKRVPADLDMLNEIGFIALQRARGPGLAAQIDRWCVERRFVPHVTQQAEDVQSVLTSVAAGVGVAFIPSRAQYLLRDATVLPLAGRDAKWRVGLAWLAGRDDPVTTRFVSFMRAAINGV, encoded by the coding sequence ATGGAATTGAAACTGCTGCGCACGTTTCTGACCGTCACCGAGCTCAGTCATTTCAGCCGCGCGGCCGACGCGCTGCATATGAGCCAGCCGGCGCTGAGCAAGCAGATCGGCGCGCTGGAGGCGAGTCTCGGCGGCAAGCTGTTCGAGCGCGGCCGGCACGGCGCGGAGCTGACGCCGTTCGGTGAACGTTTTTTGCCCGATGCGCAGGCGCTCGTCCGCGATGCCGACGAGATCCTCGCGCGGGCGCGCGAGGCGACCAGCGGGCAGCGCGGGCATCTGCGGCTCGGCATCTGCCTGTCCGTGCTGACGCTCGTCCCGAAACTGATCGCCGAATTCCGCCGGCGCAATCCGGGTGTCGCGGTGACGCTGAGCGACCTGTCGTCGGCCGAGCAGACGCGCCGCTTGCGCGCCGGCAAGCTCGACGCCGGTTTTCTGCGGCTGCCTTCCGAAGAAGGTTTGTCGTCGTTCAAGGTGATCGACGAGGGGCTCGCACTCGCGGTGCCGCCGCACCTGGGTTTCAAGCGCGTGCCGGCCGATCTCGACATGCTGAACGAGATCGGTTTCATCGCGTTGCAGCGCGCGCGCGGCCCCGGTCTCGCCGCGCAGATCGACCGATGGTGCGTCGAGCGGCGTTTCGTGCCGCACGTGACGCAGCAGGCGGAAGACGTGCAATCGGTGCTCACGTCGGTCGCGGCCGGGGTCGGCGTCGCGTTCATTCCGTCGCGCGCGCAGTATCTGCTGCGCGATGCGACCGTCCTGCCGCTCGCCGGCCGCGACGCGAAATGGCGTGTCGGCCTCGCGTGGCTGGCCGGTCGCGACGATCCCGTGACGACGCGTTTCGTGTCGTTCATGCGTGCGGCGATCAACGGCGTGTGA
- a CDS encoding transcriptional regulator, which yields MTSESDDSPLDPAIVAALATLNEAAIDPSGKTWSLPKIAKRSQLPMSTLRRVLTQLDAAGLSATTLNDDGTGSAALTQEGRAVCAELFGANDGG from the coding sequence ATGACTTCAGAATCCGATGATTCCCCGCTCGATCCCGCCATCGTGGCCGCGCTCGCGACGCTGAACGAAGCCGCGATCGATCCGTCCGGCAAGACGTGGTCGCTGCCGAAGATCGCGAAGCGATCGCAATTGCCGATGAGCACGCTGCGCCGTGTGCTGACGCAGCTCGATGCCGCCGGCTTGAGCGCGACGACGCTGAACGACGACGGCACAGGCAGCGCGGCATTGACGCAAGAAGGGCGCGCGGTCTGTGCGGAGCTCTTCGGCGCGAACGACGGCGGTTGA
- a CDS encoding multidrug effflux MFS transporter, which yields MNASLTAARESNSPRFLLFLICLFASAGQLAIDIYVPALPDMARSFATTPQAIQSSVSGYMAAYALGQLIFGPVADAYGRKRVLAFGLVIYTIGCLLSLGAPNLETFVLARCLQGFGIATTNLLAKAIITDSFSGQALLHAFTYMSIAWGLAPIVAPVIGAHLQEWFGWRACLVFLLVYSLVMWALLWRYRETLPKPVHLEPRTLMTNAGKVLASPVFQSCFLAQGLCYSILLVFNIVGPFMVQTTLHKPPTFFGYLALGIGLMYFLGGLSNRIHGRGLPSAEQRLRIGARVMAGAAVVMLALALTIGLRVWTLATPVLVMGFCAGAMYPTLMAKGNSLFPHIAGLTSAILGCALLLVSSAMMGLAGFVSIHVLTPLAVFFVALSFIVVWMVTKLLRYLTQQQAARVACGSGEAA from the coding sequence ATGAACGCCTCGCTCACTGCCGCGCGCGAATCGAATTCGCCGCGTTTCCTGTTGTTCCTGATCTGCCTGTTCGCGTCCGCCGGCCAGCTCGCGATCGACATCTACGTGCCCGCGCTGCCCGACATGGCGCGCTCGTTCGCGACCACGCCGCAGGCGATCCAGTCGAGCGTGTCCGGCTATATGGCCGCCTATGCGCTGGGGCAACTGATCTTCGGGCCGGTCGCCGATGCGTACGGGCGCAAGCGCGTGCTTGCGTTCGGGCTGGTGATCTATACGATCGGCTGCCTGCTTTCGCTCGGCGCACCGAACCTCGAGACGTTCGTGCTCGCGCGCTGCCTGCAGGGCTTCGGGATCGCGACGACGAACCTGCTCGCGAAGGCGATCATCACCGATTCGTTCTCGGGCCAGGCGCTGCTGCATGCGTTCACCTACATGTCGATCGCATGGGGGCTCGCGCCGATCGTCGCGCCGGTGATCGGCGCGCACCTGCAGGAATGGTTCGGCTGGCGCGCGTGCCTCGTGTTCCTGCTCGTGTATTCGCTCGTGATGTGGGCGCTGCTGTGGCGCTACCGCGAGACCTTGCCGAAACCGGTCCATCTCGAGCCGCGCACGCTGATGACGAACGCGGGCAAGGTGCTCGCGAGCCCGGTGTTCCAGAGCTGTTTCCTCGCGCAGGGGCTGTGCTACAGCATCCTGCTCGTGTTCAATATCGTCGGGCCGTTCATGGTGCAGACCACGCTGCACAAGCCGCCGACCTTCTTCGGTTACCTGGCGCTCGGGATCGGGCTGATGTATTTCCTCGGCGGGTTGTCGAACCGGATCCACGGACGCGGGCTGCCGAGCGCCGAGCAGCGGCTGCGCATCGGCGCGCGCGTGATGGCCGGCGCGGCGGTCGTGATGCTTGCGCTGGCGCTGACCATCGGCCTGCGCGTATGGACGCTTGCGACGCCGGTGCTCGTGATGGGCTTCTGCGCGGGCGCGATGTATCCGACGCTGATGGCCAAGGGCAATTCGCTGTTTCCGCATATCGCGGGGCTGACGAGCGCGATTCTCGGGTGTGCGCTGTTGCTCGTGTCGTCCGCGATGATGGGCCTTGCCGGTTTCGTGTCGATTCACGTGCTGACGCCGCTCGCGGTGTTCTTCGTCGCGCTGTCGTTCATCGTCGTGTGGATGGTGACGAAGCTGCTGAGGTATCTGACGCAGCAGCAGGCCGCGCGTGTCGCGTGCGGGAGCGGGGAGGCGGCGTAA
- a CDS encoding glutamate/aspartate ABC transporter substrate-binding protein, translating to MDRRFRWLAVALTCALAGTAHAQALTGTLKKIKDTGVVSLGIRESSVPFSYSDNQQKNIGYSRDIAARVIDQLKAELKMPNLTVKEIPITSQNRIPLLQNGTIDFECGSTTNTLERQKQAAFSNSIFLYGIRFSTRKDSGVKDFPDLAGKTVATTAGTSDERLLRKLNEEKGMNMTIISAKDHAEAFMNVTTGRAVAFVMDEPLLYGEIAKDRNPGAYTVTGTPLVHENYACMMRKDDPAFKHVVDGVIAKMQTSGEAEKLYDQWFMQPIPPKGVSLNYPLSPEMKQLFRNPTDQAQY from the coding sequence ATGGATCGCCGCTTCCGTTGGCTGGCCGTTGCGCTGACTTGCGCGCTGGCCGGCACCGCGCACGCGCAGGCTCTTACCGGCACGCTGAAGAAGATCAAGGACACGGGTGTCGTGTCGCTGGGTATCCGCGAATCGTCGGTGCCGTTCTCGTACTCGGACAACCAGCAGAAGAACATCGGTTATTCGCGCGACATCGCGGCGCGCGTCATCGATCAGTTGAAGGCCGAACTGAAGATGCCGAACCTGACGGTGAAGGAGATCCCGATCACGTCGCAGAACCGGATTCCGCTGCTGCAGAACGGCACGATCGACTTCGAGTGCGGGTCGACGACCAATACGCTGGAGCGGCAGAAGCAGGCCGCGTTCTCGAACAGCATCTTTCTTTACGGCATTCGCTTCAGCACGCGCAAGGACTCGGGCGTGAAGGACTTTCCGGACCTGGCCGGCAAGACCGTCGCGACGACGGCCGGCACGTCGGACGAGCGCCTGCTGCGCAAGCTGAACGAGGAGAAGGGGATGAACATGACGATCATCAGCGCGAAGGACCACGCCGAAGCGTTCATGAACGTCACGACGGGCCGCGCGGTGGCGTTCGTGATGGACGAGCCGCTGCTGTACGGCGAGATCGCGAAAGACCGCAACCCGGGCGCATATACGGTGACGGGCACGCCGCTCGTCCATGAAAACTACGCATGCATGATGCGCAAGGACGACCCGGCGTTCAAGCACGTGGTCGATGGCGTGATCGCGAAGATGCAGACCTCGGGGGAGGCCGAGAAGCTCTACGATCAATGGTTCATGCAGCCGATTCCGCCGAAGGGCGTGAGCCTCAACTATCCGCTGTCGCCGGAAATGAAGCAGCTGTTCAGGAATCCGACGGATCAGGCGCAGTACTGA
- the pbpC gene encoding penicillin-binding protein 1C: MIDRVLRRPARYAGRIFVAAVLAAPLVAHALPGYDDVRRSWRSSDWVLLARDGTPLQRMRVDLTERRGDWVSLADVSPAFREAIVVSEDKRFYEHSGVDWRGIAGAAWGNLWNERTRGASTVTMQLAGLLSDSPRRSGQRSLPQKATQAMNALLLERGWRKDQILEAYLNLVPFRGETVGLGALSQVLFGKAPSGLDAREAAIAAALVRAPNAAPAKVAERACRILRDMRAEHACASLDGYVQLVIARPATVVRNDVAADGAALAPHFARRIAAEVKPAAGAQVRTTLDAPLQRFARDTLTRALTELNAPAHRRNVQDGAVVVIDNASGEIRAWVGSSGALSSARDVDAVLAPRQAGSTLKPFLYAQAIDEKRLTAASLLDDAPINLAAGGGLYIPQNYDKDFKGWVSVRSALGGSLNVPAVRTLVLVTPHRFARTLTALGLPLAQEGDYYGFSLALGSADVTLLSLTNAYRALANGGVVRNVVDRPAAVPASGASSGSTRADDGTRVFSEAASFVVTDILSDNNARVRTFGFDNPLATRFFSAVKTGTSKDMRDNWTIGFTSRYTVGVWVGNADGSPMWDVSGVTGASPVWSAVVGYLHRDAPSRAPRPPAGVETRRIAFERDVEPSRNEWFIAGTALDTIRLAAPVAPGNDGARAPLMIGAPTDGTIFAIDPDIPPKNQRIWFERSSGHAARFAWRLDDKVIGHGDRIAWMPWPGRHRLELVDARGNVADAIGFEVRGAFAKPAARKP, from the coding sequence ATGATCGATCGTGTATTGCGGCGGCCGGCGCGCTACGCCGGCCGCATCTTCGTCGCCGCCGTGCTCGCCGCGCCGCTCGTCGCGCATGCGCTGCCCGGCTACGACGACGTGCGCCGCAGCTGGCGCAGCTCGGACTGGGTGCTGCTCGCGCGCGACGGCACGCCGCTGCAGCGCATGCGCGTTGACCTCACCGAGCGGCGCGGCGACTGGGTGTCGCTCGCCGACGTGTCGCCCGCGTTCCGCGAAGCGATCGTCGTGTCGGAGGACAAGCGCTTCTACGAGCACAGCGGCGTCGACTGGCGCGGCATTGCAGGCGCGGCGTGGGGCAACCTGTGGAACGAGCGCACGCGCGGCGCGTCGACCGTGACGATGCAGCTCGCCGGGCTGCTCAGCGATTCGCCGCGACGCTCCGGCCAGCGCTCGTTGCCGCAAAAGGCGACGCAGGCGATGAACGCGCTGCTGCTCGAACGCGGCTGGCGCAAGGATCAGATTCTCGAGGCGTATCTGAACCTCGTGCCGTTCCGCGGCGAGACGGTTGGGCTCGGCGCGTTGTCGCAGGTGCTGTTCGGCAAGGCGCCGTCCGGCCTCGACGCGCGCGAGGCCGCGATCGCGGCGGCACTCGTGCGTGCGCCCAATGCGGCGCCCGCGAAGGTCGCCGAGCGTGCGTGCCGGATCCTGCGCGACATGCGTGCGGAGCACGCGTGCGCGTCGCTCGACGGCTACGTGCAGCTCGTGATCGCGCGGCCGGCCACCGTCGTGCGTAACGACGTCGCGGCGGACGGCGCCGCCCTCGCCCCGCACTTCGCGCGCCGAATCGCGGCCGAGGTCAAGCCGGCAGCCGGCGCACAGGTGCGCACGACACTCGACGCGCCGCTGCAGCGCTTCGCGCGCGACACGCTCACGCGCGCGCTGACCGAGCTCAACGCGCCCGCGCACCGGCGCAACGTGCAGGACGGCGCGGTCGTCGTGATCGACAACGCGAGCGGCGAAATTCGCGCGTGGGTCGGTTCGTCGGGCGCGTTGTCGAGCGCACGCGACGTCGACGCCGTGCTCGCGCCGCGCCAGGCCGGCTCGACGCTCAAGCCGTTCCTCTATGCGCAGGCGATCGACGAGAAGCGGCTGACGGCCGCGTCGCTGCTCGACGACGCGCCGATCAACCTCGCGGCCGGCGGCGGCCTCTACATTCCGCAGAACTACGACAAGGACTTCAAGGGCTGGGTGAGCGTGCGCAGCGCGCTCGGCGGCTCGCTGAACGTGCCCGCGGTGCGCACGCTCGTGCTCGTCACGCCGCATCGCTTCGCGCGCACGCTGACGGCGCTCGGGTTGCCGCTCGCGCAGGAAGGCGATTACTACGGATTCAGCCTCGCGCTGGGCAGCGCGGACGTCACGCTGCTGTCGCTGACCAATGCGTATCGCGCGCTCGCGAACGGCGGCGTCGTGCGCAACGTCGTCGATCGGCCCGCGGCGGTGCCCGCTTCCGGCGCATCGTCGGGATCGACTCGCGCGGACGACGGCACGCGTGTGTTCAGCGAAGCGGCCAGCTTCGTCGTCACCGACATCCTGTCCGACAACAACGCGCGCGTGCGCACGTTCGGCTTCGACAACCCGCTCGCGACGCGCTTCTTCTCCGCAGTGAAGACCGGCACGAGCAAGGATATGCGCGACAACTGGACGATAGGCTTCACGTCGCGCTATACGGTCGGCGTGTGGGTCGGCAATGCCGACGGCTCGCCGATGTGGGACGTGTCGGGGGTCACGGGTGCGTCGCCGGTGTGGTCGGCCGTCGTCGGCTACCTGCATCGCGACGCGCCGAGCCGCGCGCCTCGCCCGCCCGCCGGCGTCGAAACGCGCCGGATCGCGTTCGAGCGCGACGTCGAGCCGTCACGCAACGAGTGGTTCATCGCGGGCACGGCGCTCGACACGATCCGGCTCGCGGCGCCCGTCGCGCCGGGCAATGACGGCGCACGCGCGCCGCTGATGATCGGCGCGCCGACCGACGGCACGATCTTCGCGATCGATCCGGACATTCCGCCGAAGAATCAGCGGATCTGGTTCGAGCGATCGTCGGGGCACGCGGCGCGGTTCGCGTGGCGGCTCGACGACAAGGTGATCGGGCACGGCGACCGCATCGCGTGGATGCCTTGGCCGGGCCGGCACCGGCTGGAGCTCGTCGACGCGCGCGGCAACGTTGCGGACGCGATCGGCTTCGAAGTGCGCGGCGCGTTCGCGAAGCCGGCGGCGCGCAAACCCTGA
- the mgtA gene encoding magnesium-translocating P-type ATPase, which yields MAQQNTSQKKQRGFINAGPGQQNEPHVIRAAQEAARPLEDTFKSLRTTARGLTCAEAADRLQHHGPNEIAHDKPPHWTRQLLHAFHNPFVYVLLVLAAISFFTDVYFAAPDDRDYVGMTILLTMVTISALLRFVQEFRSLRAAEKLKAMVRTTATVQRAVTDTSEPARREVPMREVVVGDIVHLSAGDMIPADVRLLASRDLFISQAVLTGEALPVEKYDTLGAVAGKSAGTSMADASGARRAANGASTSLLDLENVCFMGTNVVSGTATAVVVATGEDTYFGSLARNVVSYKRIETSFDRGVASVSWLLIKFMFVMVPIVFMINGLTKGDWLSALTFALAVAVGLTPEMLPMIVSANLARGAVAMARRKVVVKRLNSVQNFGAMDVLCTDKTGTLTQDKIILEHHLDLSGHKNEDILRLGWLNSFHQSGQKNLIDIAIVARADAIGDRVKPQGYKKIDELPFDFVRRRLSVVVEDTHGAHMLICKGAVEEMLAVSTHVQHEDGVRPLDFVARKRLLEQANAYNEDGFRVLVLATRLIPRGDERGQYRTADERDLVVRGFLTFLDPPKESAAPALAALRENGVTVKVLTGDNPTVTMKVCRQVGLEPGKPMLGAEIETLDDATLAQAVERTTVFAKLTPLQKARIVKALQANGHTVGFLGDGINDAPALRDADVGISVDSSADIAKETADIILLEKSLMVLEEGVIKGRETFGNILKYLNMTASSNFGNVFSVLVASAFLPWEPMLATQLLVLNLIYDTSQMLLPWDRMDPEFLKKPRKWEAGNIGRFMLWVGPTSSVFDITTYVLLWTVFGAGAMYQLHGGFGGQIVMNSGWFIESLVSQTLVVHLLRTQKIPFLQSTAALPVLLSTFTAIAIGCWLPFSPFADSLGFMQLPGTYWLWLAATMAGYIVLAQIVKTVYVRRYKQWF from the coding sequence ATGGCACAACAAAACACATCGCAGAAGAAACAGCGCGGCTTCATCAACGCCGGCCCCGGTCAGCAGAACGAACCACATGTCATACGGGCTGCGCAGGAGGCAGCCCGCCCGCTCGAGGACACCTTCAAGTCGCTGCGCACCACCGCGCGCGGCCTCACCTGCGCCGAGGCCGCCGACAGGCTGCAGCACCACGGTCCGAACGAAATCGCGCACGACAAGCCGCCGCACTGGACGCGCCAGCTGCTGCACGCGTTCCACAACCCGTTCGTTTACGTGCTGCTGGTGCTCGCCGCGATCAGCTTCTTCACCGACGTCTACTTCGCGGCACCCGACGATCGCGACTACGTCGGCATGACGATCCTGCTGACGATGGTCACGATCAGCGCGTTGCTGCGCTTCGTACAAGAATTCCGGTCGCTGCGCGCGGCCGAGAAGCTCAAGGCAATGGTCCGCACGACGGCGACCGTGCAGCGCGCGGTCACCGACACGTCGGAGCCCGCACGCCGCGAGGTGCCGATGCGCGAAGTGGTGGTCGGCGACATCGTGCATCTGTCGGCCGGCGACATGATCCCCGCCGACGTGCGGCTGCTCGCGTCGCGAGACCTGTTCATCAGCCAGGCCGTGCTGACCGGCGAAGCGCTGCCGGTCGAGAAGTACGACACGCTTGGCGCAGTCGCCGGCAAGTCGGCCGGCACCAGCATGGCGGATGCGTCGGGCGCACGCCGCGCGGCGAACGGTGCATCGACGTCGCTGCTCGATCTCGAGAACGTCTGCTTCATGGGCACCAACGTGGTGAGCGGCACGGCGACGGCCGTTGTCGTCGCGACCGGCGAGGACACCTATTTCGGTTCGCTCGCGCGCAACGTCGTGAGCTACAAGCGTATCGAGACGAGCTTCGACCGTGGCGTTGCGAGCGTGAGCTGGCTGCTGATCAAGTTCATGTTCGTGATGGTGCCGATCGTGTTCATGATCAACGGACTGACCAAGGGCGACTGGCTGAGCGCGCTCACGTTCGCGCTCGCAGTGGCCGTCGGCCTGACGCCCGAGATGCTGCCGATGATCGTCAGCGCGAATCTCGCACGCGGCGCGGTCGCGATGGCGCGCCGCAAGGTCGTCGTGAAACGGCTCAACTCCGTGCAGAACTTCGGCGCAATGGACGTGCTGTGCACCGACAAGACCGGCACGCTCACGCAAGACAAGATCATCCTGGAACACCACCTGGACTTGTCCGGCCACAAGAACGAGGACATTCTCCGCCTCGGCTGGCTGAACAGCTTTCATCAGAGCGGCCAAAAGAACCTGATCGACATCGCGATCGTCGCGCGCGCCGATGCGATCGGCGATCGCGTTAAGCCGCAGGGCTACAAGAAGATCGACGAGTTGCCGTTCGACTTCGTGCGCCGCCGCCTGTCGGTGGTCGTCGAGGACACCCACGGCGCGCACATGCTGATCTGCAAGGGTGCGGTCGAGGAAATGCTCGCCGTGTCGACTCACGTTCAGCACGAAGACGGCGTGCGTCCGCTCGATTTCGTCGCGCGCAAGCGGCTGCTCGAACAGGCGAACGCGTACAACGAGGACGGTTTCCGCGTGCTGGTGCTCGCGACGCGCCTGATTCCGCGCGGCGACGAACGCGGGCAATACCGCACCGCCGACGAGCGCGACCTCGTCGTGCGCGGCTTCCTGACCTTCCTCGATCCGCCGAAGGAATCGGCCGCGCCGGCGCTCGCCGCACTTCGCGAAAACGGCGTCACCGTGAAGGTGCTCACCGGCGACAACCCGACGGTCACGATGAAGGTCTGCCGGCAGGTCGGGCTCGAACCGGGCAAGCCGATGCTCGGCGCCGAGATCGAAACACTCGACGACGCAACGCTTGCGCAAGCCGTCGAACGCACGACGGTGTTCGCGAAGCTCACGCCGCTGCAGAAGGCGCGCATCGTGAAGGCGTTGCAGGCGAACGGCCACACGGTCGGCTTCCTCGGCGACGGTATCAACGACGCCCCCGCGCTGCGCGATGCCGACGTCGGCATCTCCGTCGACAGCAGCGCCGACATCGCGAAGGAAACGGCCGACATCATCCTGCTCGAAAAGAGCCTGATGGTGCTCGAGGAAGGCGTAATCAAGGGGCGCGAAACGTTCGGCAACATTCTGAAGTACCTGAACATGACGGCCAGCTCGAACTTCGGCAACGTGTTCTCGGTGCTCGTCGCGAGCGCGTTCCTGCCATGGGAGCCGATGCTCGCGACGCAGCTGCTCGTGTTGAACCTGATCTACGACACGTCGCAGATGCTGCTGCCGTGGGACCGGATGGATCCCGAGTTCCTGAAGAAACCGCGCAAGTGGGAAGCCGGCAACATCGGGCGCTTCATGCTGTGGGTCGGGCCGACGTCGTCGGTGTTCGACATCACGACCTACGTGCTGCTGTGGACCGTGTTCGGCGCCGGAGCGATGTATCAGCTGCACGGCGGATTCGGCGGACAGATCGTGATGAACTCCGGCTGGTTCATCGAGAGCCTCGTATCGCAGACGCTGGTCGTGCACCTGCTGCGCACGCAGAAAATTCCGTTCCTGCAGAGCACGGCCGCGCTGCCGGTGCTGCTGTCAACGTTTACCGCGATCGCGATCGGCTGCTGGCTGCCGTTCTCGCCGTTCGCCGATTCGCTCGGCTTCATGCAACTGCCGGGCACCTACTGGCTGTGGCTCGCGGCGACGATGGCCGGCTACATCGTGCTCGCGCAGATCGTGAAGACGGTCTACGTGCGTCGCTACAAGCAGTGGTTCTGA
- a CDS encoding S8 family peptidase, producing the protein MRAKRSNFPLARPAHVRMLAGMLSAAALLPLAGCGGGGGDGSNPSSSNAAPAPAPAPAPAPTTPAPTNGSNACATQQAAVQMAAQTTASTEPPVDHLIVKLKTPAGARAMAALDTGTRLDAVIQRSMTRWTAPTAAGAARAYAAATTSQAPLNVQVERTLSDGAAVLSIGQRIASDDAAALAQTFAADADVDYAEPDHPMRIRDTPSDPSYSQQWYLSDASVGINAPPAWTRTKGAPTVVTAVLDTGYRPHPDLVGNLLPGYNFISNASTSNNGQTRSSDATDPGDWVTQQELDNASGPFYHCASEPSDSSWHGTRVMGVIGATANNGIGVAGVSWLGRILPVRVLGKCGGTTSDIADAMRWAAGIPVNGAPTNPNPAKIINLSLGGVGACSTTFQQAIDDVNAKGVTVVVAAGNDGLSTGLDQPANCRGVISVGATDATGRRASFSNFGADVALSAPGVSILSTANSGTTTPGADTYATASGTSLATPQVSGIVGLMLSVNGNLTPAQIQQKLQGGARAAMLPASTSCTALPAGSGIADAGAAVAAAAQ; encoded by the coding sequence ATGAGAGCCAAACGTTCGAACTTCCCGCTGGCACGCCCCGCTCATGTGCGCATGCTCGCCGGCATGCTGTCTGCCGCCGCGCTGCTTCCGCTCGCAGGCTGCGGCGGCGGTGGCGGCGACGGCAGCAATCCGTCTTCTTCCAACGCAGCGCCGGCCCCTGCGCCCGCCCCGGCTCCCGCGCCGACGACGCCGGCCCCGACCAACGGCAGCAACGCGTGCGCGACGCAGCAGGCCGCCGTGCAGATGGCGGCTCAGACCACTGCGTCGACCGAGCCGCCGGTCGATCACCTGATCGTCAAGCTGAAGACGCCGGCGGGCGCGCGCGCGATGGCGGCCCTCGACACCGGCACGCGGCTCGACGCGGTGATCCAGCGTTCGATGACCCGCTGGACGGCCCCGACCGCAGCGGGCGCCGCCCGCGCGTATGCGGCCGCGACGACGTCGCAGGCGCCATTGAACGTGCAGGTCGAGCGAACGCTGTCGGACGGCGCCGCCGTGCTGTCGATCGGCCAGCGCATCGCGTCGGATGACGCGGCCGCGCTCGCGCAGACGTTCGCCGCCGACGCCGACGTCGACTATGCCGAACCGGATCACCCGATGCGGATTCGCGACACGCCGAGCGATCCGTCGTACAGCCAGCAGTGGTACCTGTCCGACGCGAGCGTCGGCATCAACGCGCCGCCCGCGTGGACGCGGACCAAGGGGGCGCCGACCGTCGTCACGGCTGTACTCGACACCGGCTACCGGCCGCACCCCGATCTCGTCGGCAACCTGCTGCCCGGCTACAACTTCATCTCGAACGCCAGCACCAGCAACAACGGCCAGACGCGCAGCAGCGACGCGACCGATCCGGGCGACTGGGTCACGCAGCAGGAACTCGACAACGCCAGCGGCCCGTTCTATCACTGCGCGAGCGAACCGAGCGACAGCAGCTGGCACGGCACGCGCGTGATGGGCGTGATCGGCGCGACCGCGAACAACGGCATCGGCGTGGCCGGCGTGTCGTGGCTCGGCCGCATCCTGCCGGTGCGCGTGCTCGGCAAGTGCGGCGGCACGACGAGCGACATCGCAGACGCAATGCGGTGGGCGGCCGGCATTCCCGTCAACGGCGCGCCGACGAACCCGAATCCGGCGAAGATCATCAACCTGAGCCTCGGCGGCGTCGGTGCGTGCAGCACGACGTTCCAGCAGGCCATCGACGACGTGAATGCGAAGGGCGTAACCGTCGTGGTCGCGGCCGGCAACGACGGGCTGTCGACCGGGCTCGATCAGCCCGCGAACTGCCGCGGCGTGATCAGCGTCGGCGCGACGGACGCGACCGGCCGCCGCGCATCGTTCAGCAACTTCGGCGCCGACGTTGCGCTGAGCGCGCCGGGCGTGAGCATCCTGTCGACGGCCAACAGCGGCACGACGACGCCGGGCGCGGACACGTATGCCACCGCGAGCGGCACGAGCCTCGCGACACCGCAAGTGTCGGGCATCGTCGGGTTGATGTTGTCGGTGAACGGCAATCTGACACCCGCGCAGATCCAGCAGAAACTGCAAGGTGGGGCGCGTGCGGCAATGCTGCCGGCCAGCACGTCGTGCACCGCATTGCCGGCGGGATCCGGCATTGCGGATGCGGGTGCTGCCGTCGCGGCAGCCGCGCAGTAG